The Gemmatimonadaceae bacterium genome includes a region encoding these proteins:
- a CDS encoding thioredoxin family protein, with translation MTNIKVLGTGCPNCRNTIALLKTVAREAGVDVEVEKVEEIQDIMRYGVLATPGVVIDGKVVHAGGVPSRAKVEGWLR, from the coding sequence ATGACGAACATCAAAGTGCTCGGTACGGGCTGCCCCAATTGCCGGAACACCATCGCCCTGCTCAAGACCGTCGCGCGGGAGGCCGGCGTGGACGTGGAGGTGGAGAAGGTGGAGGAGATCCAGGACATCATGCGGTACGGCGTGCTGGCCACGCCCGGGGTGGTGATCGACGGGAAGGTCGTGCATGCCGGGGGCGTGCCGAGCCGGGCCAAAGTCGAAGGGTGGTTGCGCTGA
- a CDS encoding permease, with protein sequence MTAARSDWPGSHPRAFLGVAALTWLAVYLALAPASSALAAALPVDPASHLGGALQFFLFDTPKVLLLLTGVVFVMGMVNSYFTPERTRALLAGRSEGVANVMAASLGIVTPFCSCSAVPLFIGFVQAGVPLGVTFSFLISAPMVNEVALSLLLALFGWRIALLYLGLGLSVAIVAGWVIGRLRMESSLEDWVREMPRVEAQHAHERLTLAERLAAGFAAVHEIVGRVWPYILAGIAIGAVIHGYVPQTFMASFMGRDVWWAVPLAVLVGVPMYSNAAGVIPIVQALLAKGAALGTVLAFMMSVIGLSFPEMVILRKVLKMRLIATFVLVVAAGILLVGYVFNAVL encoded by the coding sequence ATGACCGCGGCGCGCAGCGACTGGCCGGGTTCGCATCCCCGAGCCTTTCTGGGGGTCGCGGCGCTGACCTGGCTGGCCGTGTATCTGGCGCTGGCCCCGGCCTCATCGGCGTTGGCGGCCGCCCTACCCGTGGACCCCGCCAGTCACCTGGGCGGCGCGTTGCAGTTCTTTCTCTTCGACACGCCCAAGGTCCTGCTCCTGCTCACCGGCGTGGTGTTCGTGATGGGGATGGTGAATTCGTACTTCACCCCGGAGCGCACCCGCGCGCTGCTGGCCGGCCGCAGCGAAGGCGTGGCCAACGTCATGGCGGCCAGCCTCGGCATCGTCACGCCGTTCTGTTCCTGCTCGGCGGTGCCGCTGTTCATCGGGTTCGTGCAGGCGGGCGTGCCGCTGGGCGTCACCTTCTCGTTCCTGATCTCGGCGCCGATGGTGAACGAGGTGGCGCTGTCGTTGCTGTTGGCGCTGTTCGGCTGGCGGATCGCGCTGCTCTACCTCGGCCTCGGGCTGTCGGTGGCCATCGTGGCCGGCTGGGTGATCGGACGGCTGCGCATGGAGTCGTCGCTCGAGGACTGGGTGCGCGAGATGCCGCGCGTGGAGGCGCAGCATGCGCACGAGCGACTGACGCTCGCCGAGCGCCTCGCGGCGGGGTTCGCCGCCGTCCACGAGATCGTCGGGAGAGTCTGGCCGTACATCCTTGCCGGCATCGCGATCGGCGCCGTGATCCACGGCTACGTGCCCCAGACCTTCATGGCCTCGTTCATGGGACGGGACGTGTGGTGGGCGGTGCCGCTGGCCGTGCTCGTGGGCGTGCCGATGTACAGCAATGCGGCCGGAGTGATTCCCATCGTGCAGGCGCTGCTCGCCAAGGGGGCCGCGCTCGGGACCGTGCTCGCCTTCATGATGAGCGTGATCGGGCTCTCGTTTCCCGAGATGGTGATCCTGCGCAAGGTGCTCAAGATGCGCCTGATCGCGACGTTCGTGCTGGTGGTGGCCGCGGGCATCCTGCTCGTGGGTTACGTGTTCAACGCGGTGTTGTGA